A genomic region of Thermogemmatispora onikobensis contains the following coding sequences:
- a CDS encoding RNA polymerase sigma-70 factor: MTNTSEETARIFEEYRFLLFSIAYRMLGEASAAEDMVQEAFLRWLQADEQAVQSPRAYLTTIIVRLCIDQLRSARAQREVYVGPWLPEPLATGEHPELVATAELAESLSFAYLLMLEKLSPRERAVLLLREVFDYQYPEIATILGTNPATCRQLLHRAHQRLGQHERRFSVPRAQQEQLTARFLQATAEGDVEGLLGLLTDEAIFVADGGGKVKAALKPIQGAKRVARGMLGALRKWFPPDLQPQLAEVNGQPAIIGLAQGKAVGLVMLELEPQGERIRRIYGVVNPEKLGWLTERQIRTLASSDWS, encoded by the coding sequence ATGACAAACACAAGCGAAGAGACAGCCCGCATCTTTGAAGAGTACCGCTTCCTGCTCTTCTCCATCGCCTACCGCATGCTAGGCGAGGCCAGCGCAGCCGAGGATATGGTACAGGAAGCCTTTCTACGCTGGCTGCAGGCCGACGAGCAGGCAGTGCAGTCGCCACGTGCCTACCTGACCACGATCATTGTGCGGCTGTGCATCGATCAGCTGCGCTCCGCCCGAGCGCAGCGCGAGGTCTATGTCGGCCCGTGGCTGCCCGAGCCCCTGGCCACAGGCGAGCATCCTGAGCTGGTGGCCACAGCAGAGCTGGCGGAATCGCTCTCCTTCGCCTACCTCCTCATGCTAGAAAAGCTCAGCCCCCGCGAACGGGCAGTCCTCTTGCTGCGCGAGGTCTTTGACTATCAATACCCGGAGATCGCAACCATCCTCGGGACGAATCCGGCAACCTGTCGACAGCTCCTCCACCGCGCCCACCAGCGCCTGGGTCAGCATGAGCGACGCTTCAGCGTCCCACGTGCCCAACAGGAGCAGCTCACGGCCCGTTTCCTACAAGCAACCGCCGAGGGGGATGTCGAGGGATTGCTTGGCTTGCTGACCGACGAGGCCATTTTCGTTGCCGACGGCGGCGGCAAGGTCAAGGCCGCCCTGAAGCCAATCCAGGGAGCGAAGCGCGTGGCACGCGGCATGCTCGGCGCACTGCGCAAGTGGTTCCCGCCGGATCTGCAGCCGCAGCTCGCCGAGGTCAACGGCCAGCCGGCCATCATCGGCCTGGCACAGGGGAAAGCGGTAGGACTGGTCATGCTGGAGCTGGAGCCGCAAGGGGAGCGCATCAGACGGATCTACGGCGTGGTCAATCCCGAGAAATTGGGCTGGCTGACGGAAAGACAGATTCGCACTCTCGCTAGCAGCGACTGGTCCTGA
- a CDS encoding class I SAM-dependent methyltransferase → MAEPENTYPIDPENAGELARLMQQDRLLTEGMGGLLPEPGIALPERGRVLDLACGPGGWALELAFRYPKAEVIGVDISRQVIEYARAQAWSRGLENAHFEVMNVMEPLAFEDGSFDLINARLMCAFMLPGAWPKLLAECYRLLKPGGIVRLTETEGPWCSSLATEQYWGLIYEAFKRAGQSFSPNGRRMGITPVLPRLVRQAGFEGVQVRSSIIEWSVGTEAHYAVFKDYLLGFELIQPFLVKMGVATKAELERLYQQAVAEMQQDDFCALWPLVTVWGRKPLAANADEPETKEEGAQPRAEVEG, encoded by the coding sequence ATGGCCGAACCGGAAAATACCTATCCGATTGACCCGGAGAACGCAGGTGAATTGGCGCGGCTGATGCAGCAGGATCGGCTGCTGACGGAGGGGATGGGGGGGCTGTTGCCCGAACCAGGGATCGCGCTGCCGGAGCGGGGGAGAGTGCTGGACCTGGCATGTGGGCCGGGAGGATGGGCCTTAGAGCTGGCCTTTCGCTATCCGAAGGCGGAAGTGATTGGGGTAGATATCAGCCGGCAGGTGATCGAGTATGCGCGGGCGCAAGCCTGGTCGAGGGGGCTGGAGAATGCGCACTTTGAGGTGATGAATGTGATGGAGCCGCTGGCCTTCGAAGACGGCTCCTTTGATTTAATCAATGCACGATTGATGTGTGCCTTCATGTTGCCGGGGGCCTGGCCGAAGCTGCTGGCGGAGTGCTACCGGCTGCTCAAGCCGGGCGGCATCGTGCGCCTGACTGAGACTGAAGGCCCGTGGTGTAGTAGCCTTGCTACCGAGCAGTATTGGGGGCTGATCTATGAGGCCTTCAAGCGTGCGGGTCAGAGCTTCTCGCCGAATGGGCGCCGTATGGGGATCACGCCCGTCCTGCCACGTCTGGTAAGGCAGGCGGGCTTTGAAGGTGTGCAGGTACGATCGAGTATCATCGAGTGGTCAGTTGGTACAGAGGCCCACTATGCTGTTTTCAAAGACTATCTGCTTGGGTTTGAGTTGATCCAACCTTTCCTGGTGAAGATGGGGGTTGCGACGAAGGCAGAGCTGGAGCGCTTGTATCAGCAGGCCGTGGCTGAGATGCAGCAAGACGATTTCTGCGCGCTCTGGCCTCTGGTGACGGTCTGGGGACGCAAACCGCTGGCCGCAAATGCGGATGAGCCAGAGACGAAAGAAGAGGGGGCTCAGCCTCGCGCGGAAGTAGAGGGCTAA
- a CDS encoding class I SAM-dependent methyltransferase, translating into MAEPENSYPIDPENAGELARLMQQDRLLTEGMGGLLPEPGIRLPERGRVLDLACGPGGWALELAFHYPKAEVIGVDISRQVIEYARAQAWSRGLENAHFEVMNVMEPLAFEDGSFDLINGRLLAGFMLPGAWPKLLAECDRLLKPGGVVRLTETEAPLTTSPAYERFASLVAQALKRAGQSFSADGRHLGITPVLPRLVRKAGFEQVRLRATVVEWSMGTEAHYPVFKDYLLGLELVQPFLVKVGVATREELERLYQQAVAEMQQDDFCALWHLLTVWGYKPLASHE; encoded by the coding sequence ATGGCCGAACCAGAGAATAGCTATCCGATTGACCCGGAGAACGCGGGCGAGTTGGCGCGGCTGATGCAGCAGGATCGGCTGCTGACGGAAGGGATGGGGGGGCTGTTGCCCGAACCAGGGATCAGGCTGCCGGAGCGGGGGAGAGTGCTGGATCTGGCATGTGGGCCGGGAGGATGGGCCTTAGAGCTGGCCTTTCACTATCCGAAGGCGGAAGTGATTGGGGTAGATATCAGCCGGCAGGTGATCGAGTATGCGCGGGCGCAAGCCTGGTCGAGGGGGCTGGAGAATGCGCACTTTGAGGTGATGAATGTGATGGAGCCGCTGGCCTTCGAAGACGGCTCCTTTGATTTAATCAACGGGCGCTTGCTCGCTGGCTTCATGTTGCCGGGGGCCTGGCCGAAGCTGCTGGCGGAGTGCGACCGGTTGCTCAAGCCAGGTGGCGTCGTGCGCCTGACAGAAACCGAGGCACCCCTGACGACCAGTCCAGCCTATGAGCGCTTTGCTTCTCTGGTGGCACAAGCGCTGAAGCGGGCTGGTCAAAGCTTCTCGGCGGATGGGCGCCACTTAGGGATCACGCCCGTCCTGCCGCGCCTGGTGAGGAAGGCGGGCTTTGAGCAGGTGCGGCTGCGCGCCACGGTCGTCGAGTGGTCGATGGGAACGGAGGCCCACTATCCCGTCTTTAAGGACTATCTGCTCGGCCTGGAGCTGGTTCAGCCTTTCCTGGTGAAAGTGGGAGTGGCGACCAGGGAGGAGCTGGAGCGCTTGTATCAGCAGGCCGTGGCTGAGATGCAGCAAGACGATTTCTGCGCGCTCTGGCATTTGTTGACTGTCTGGGGCTATAAGCCTCTGGCCAGTCATGAGTGA
- a CDS encoding CPBP family glutamic-type intramembrane protease, translating to MLNFSFPWAEFAVLTGAALVSVACLTPYLLELNSQAFKQAQERLRRPLWVLLLLQWLQSGVLLVVAVGLGLPIAHRIGLGAPLLEGLLAGKAVTAQAQALVGPALLLGLGPAALLLVLEIVVFWPRLPEAMRTALPIPALWKRFLACFYGGIAEELLCRLFLLSLFAWLLGFVWRLPGGQPAPGAFWLAAVVAALLFGLGHLPTTAALTRLTPLLIGRALLLNGVVGIAFGYLFWRYGLETAMLGHFCADLVFHILGDSIAKRLRSAQAGEPPVDRALS from the coding sequence ATGTTGAACTTCTCTTTCCCTTGGGCTGAGTTCGCCGTCCTGACCGGAGCGGCACTCGTCAGTGTTGCCTGTCTCACTCCCTATCTGCTCGAACTGAATAGTCAGGCTTTCAAACAGGCACAGGAGCGCCTGCGGCGTCCCTTGTGGGTGCTGCTGTTGCTGCAGTGGTTGCAAAGTGGTGTGCTGCTGGTGGTAGCGGTGGGCCTGGGTCTGCCTATTGCCCATCGTATTGGCCTGGGTGCTCCCTTGCTGGAGGGGCTGCTGGCAGGTAAGGCGGTGACGGCGCAAGCGCAGGCGCTTGTTGGGCCGGCCCTGCTGTTGGGCCTGGGACCCGCCGCGCTGCTGCTTGTCCTGGAGATCGTGGTTTTCTGGCCTCGGCTACCGGAGGCCATGCGCACGGCCTTGCCGATCCCTGCTCTCTGGAAGCGTTTCCTGGCCTGCTTTTACGGTGGCATTGCTGAAGAGCTGCTGTGTCGTCTCTTCCTGCTCTCCTTATTCGCCTGGCTGCTCGGCTTTGTCTGGCGCCTGCCAGGAGGTCAGCCAGCGCCTGGTGCCTTCTGGTTGGCCGCGGTCGTGGCGGCTCTGCTTTTTGGTCTAGGCCATCTGCCGACCACAGCGGCGCTGACCAGGCTGACCCCCCTCTTGATCGGGCGGGCTCTTCTCCTGAACGGCGTGGTCGGCATCGCCTTCGGCTACCTCTTCTGGCGCTATGGTCTGGAGACGGCCATGCTGGGCCACTTTTGCGCCGATCTCGTCTTCCATATCCTTGGGGATTCCATCGCGAAGAGGCTGCGCTCGGCGCAGGCGGGGGAGCCACCAGTCGATCGCGCGTTGTCCTAA
- a CDS encoding DUF6585 family protein — translation MLPSPQKKTRSLLSVPLEVEQVAQSADLGLPKKHYRPSVLTWFGSFLSIAGWLLWLLLSYFVVILLIRHDDILELLREYFFIVLLAAGALLIPALLLSPLVLLVHEVTSSWGFYVYDRGLVYKRGRRATAWRWEQITALWLEVREKMRMIAVGDCLVDYTETKRLYKLEFQDGKKIIFDLYLVKMQELLDLLDEQIRNHLLPRVIAAFERGDTVTFGDLRLNREEVGWKDKSLFWFEIRAFTLRDTSLIIEKIDKKRVYWDLVAMPNISLFQGLKDYIFQRYQGITELKS, via the coding sequence GTGTTGCCATCTCCCCAGAAGAAGACGCGGTCACTCCTCTCGGTTCCACTTGAAGTGGAGCAGGTAGCCCAGAGCGCCGATTTGGGCCTGCCCAAGAAGCACTACCGACCGTCGGTTCTCACTTGGTTTGGAAGTTTCCTGAGTATAGCAGGATGGTTACTATGGCTGCTTTTATCATATTTTGTTGTTATATTACTTATAAGACACGATGATATACTTGAATTGCTTCGCGAGTACTTTTTCATCGTGCTACTGGCAGCAGGTGCGTTGCTGATACCAGCCTTACTGCTCTCCCCACTGGTCTTACTCGTGCATGAGGTCACCTCCTCATGGGGGTTCTATGTGTACGATAGGGGATTGGTCTACAAAAGGGGCCGACGTGCGACTGCCTGGCGCTGGGAACAGATTACGGCCCTCTGGCTGGAAGTAAGAGAAAAGATGCGTATGATCGCTGTTGGTGATTGTCTTGTCGATTACACTGAAACCAAGCGTTTATATAAACTGGAGTTTCAAGATGGTAAAAAGATCATTTTTGACCTGTATTTGGTCAAAATGCAGGAGCTACTCGATCTCCTGGACGAGCAGATTAGAAACCATCTCCTCCCCCGGGTCATTGCGGCCTTCGAGCGGGGCGACACAGTGACCTTTGGCGATTTGCGTCTCAACCGGGAGGAAGTGGGCTGGAAAGATAAAAGTCTCTTTTGGTTCGAGATTCGTGCCTTCACGCTTCGGGATACCTCTCTGATCATAGAAAAGATAGACAAGAAGAGGGTCTATTGGGATCTAGTCGCTATGCCCAATATCAGCCTGTTCCAGGGCCTCAAAGATTACATCTTCCAGCGCTATCAGGGCATCACTGAGCTGAAGAGTTGA
- a CDS encoding acetate--CoA ligase, which translates to MKLITPVIERWLEEARENPEAFWSKAAEQLPWFRHWDRTFEWTPPTFRWFIGGETNLSYSALDQHVKRGWGGHTALIYLNERGERRLYTYAQLLHEVERLAAALRGLGIQRGDRITIYLPTFPEAIMLMLAAVRIGAIHLVVFAGFGAQALRDRIEASGSRLVFTADITYRKGKETNLKEIVDAALASGNGSVEHVVVLQRGSQPVTMQAGRDLSWQEFLAQANGQSGSYLPLEANEPAYILATSGTTAKPKLAVHMHGGYQVHIHSMGQWVFGLKPTDVWWSTSDIGWVVGHSYIVYAPLIAGATTLAFEGALDYPTPDVLWQTVEEFAVSGIFTSPTAVRLLMKYGAEPPRRYDLSTLDRVFCAGEVLNAPAWSWLQETVLRNRVPVIDHMWQTETGGPIFGNPYGLGMLPIKPGSATIPLPGIEARVVSPLDGTPLGPGEKGVMVITRPFPGLIPTLWGDPERYARDYWGILPGVYYTGDSAHVDEDGYVWFAGRADEIIKIAGHRIGTIEVETAFLKHPAVAEAGVTGRPDELRGEVIVAFVVLKQDYEPSEELKQELLKTVRTELGPVAVIGELNFVNMLPKTRSGKIMRRVLRAVTLGRDPGDVSTIEDEASVEEARLAWRRLQSDISAR; encoded by the coding sequence ATGAAGCTGATCACCCCTGTTATCGAGCGCTGGCTAGAGGAGGCGCGCGAGAACCCGGAAGCCTTCTGGAGCAAGGCAGCGGAGCAGCTCCCCTGGTTTCGGCACTGGGATCGCACCTTTGAGTGGACCCCGCCGACCTTCCGCTGGTTCATCGGCGGGGAAACGAACCTCTCCTATAGTGCCCTGGATCAGCATGTCAAGCGTGGCTGGGGCGGCCACACGGCCCTCATTTATTTGAATGAGCGCGGCGAGCGTCGCCTCTACACCTATGCCCAGCTCCTGCACGAGGTTGAGCGGCTGGCTGCTGCCCTGCGCGGTCTGGGCATCCAGCGGGGGGACCGTATTACTATCTATCTGCCGACCTTCCCCGAGGCCATCATGCTCATGCTCGCCGCCGTGCGTATCGGTGCCATTCACCTTGTCGTCTTCGCCGGCTTCGGGGCCCAGGCCCTGCGCGATCGCATCGAAGCCAGCGGCTCGCGCCTGGTCTTCACCGCCGATATCACCTATCGCAAAGGCAAAGAGACCAACCTCAAAGAGATCGTTGACGCCGCTCTGGCCTCCGGCAACGGCAGCGTCGAGCACGTTGTGGTCTTACAGCGTGGTAGTCAGCCGGTGACTATGCAGGCCGGGCGTGACCTCTCCTGGCAGGAATTTCTGGCCCAGGCCAATGGCCAAAGCGGCAGCTATCTTCCCCTTGAGGCTAACGAGCCGGCCTATATTCTGGCTACCTCGGGCACAACTGCCAAACCCAAGCTTGCGGTCCACATGCATGGCGGCTACCAGGTGCACATTCATAGTATGGGCCAATGGGTCTTCGGTCTCAAGCCGACCGACGTCTGGTGGTCCACTTCAGACATCGGTTGGGTGGTCGGGCACAGCTACATTGTCTACGCCCCACTCATCGCTGGCGCCACCACCCTGGCCTTTGAGGGAGCACTTGACTATCCTACGCCCGATGTCCTCTGGCAGACCGTCGAAGAATTTGCCGTCAGCGGCATCTTCACCTCTCCCACCGCCGTCCGTCTGCTCATGAAATATGGCGCAGAGCCGCCGCGACGCTATGATCTCTCCACGCTGGATCGCGTCTTTTGTGCCGGTGAGGTTCTCAACGCTCCGGCCTGGTCCTGGCTGCAGGAGACCGTCCTGCGCAATCGTGTTCCCGTCATCGATCACATGTGGCAGACAGAGACCGGCGGTCCGATCTTTGGTAATCCCTATGGCCTGGGCATGCTCCCGATCAAGCCGGGTTCTGCCACCATACCTCTGCCCGGCATCGAGGCCCGCGTCGTCTCGCCGCTTGACGGCACACCGCTTGGTCCCGGGGAAAAAGGCGTCATGGTCATCACGCGCCCCTTCCCCGGCCTGATCCCAACGCTCTGGGGTGATCCAGAGCGCTATGCGCGCGATTACTGGGGTATCTTGCCCGGCGTCTACTACACCGGCGACTCCGCTCATGTCGACGAGGATGGCTACGTCTGGTTTGCCGGGCGCGCCGATGAGATCATTAAGATCGCTGGCCATCGTATTGGCACCATCGAGGTCGAGACCGCTTTCCTCAAACATCCTGCCGTTGCGGAGGCTGGTGTCACCGGGCGCCCCGATGAGCTGCGCGGCGAGGTCATTGTGGCCTTCGTCGTCCTCAAGCAGGACTACGAGCCATCCGAGGAGCTAAAGCAGGAGCTGCTCAAAACAGTGCGCACGGAGCTGGGTCCGGTGGCCGTGATCGGCGAGCTGAATTTTGTCAATATGTTGCCCAAGACACGCAGCGGCAAGATCATGCGTCGTGTGCTGCGGGCCGTCACCCTGGGGCGCGACCCTGGTGATGTCTCGACCATTGAGGATGAGGCTTCGGTCGAGGAGGCGCGCCTGGCCTGGCGGCGGCTGCAGTCTGATATCTCCGCACGCTAA
- a CDS encoding phytoene desaturase family protein encodes MQTDIAIVGGGLTGLTAATYLARAGLQVTVFEKAANLGGRAATQVHQGYSLNRGGHALYSGGAATRVLRELGISFHAGSPRGVQALFQERFFAYPGDAVSFLSTTLLNGAEKVELLRLLTRLAILKPRRLAAESAHAWIDAHTRHTRVRQLLLATARTLTYSGNLDLISMEAVVTQLQLSLKRPVLYIDGGWQTLVAELRRAAEQAGAHLQPGTRVATVLQDNGRVRGLELGDGSLYEAQAVLLATEPADVARLVADPLLKQRLAALTPLPVACLDVALQRLPHPERPVSLDLDQPRFYSAQSLFARVAPAGGAVLHAVRYLDPTDPGEAREHERELEALLDLAQPGWRDLVVKRFFLPHLPVMGAVPSASRHGFAGRPEPQVEHIGGLYLAGDWVGHEGYLTDACFASARRAAQLLLAWLGRRAAARHVRVAA; translated from the coding sequence ATGCAGACAGATATCGCAATCGTCGGTGGTGGTCTGACAGGACTGACCGCCGCCACTTACCTGGCGCGGGCCGGCCTGCAGGTAACCGTCTTTGAAAAAGCAGCCAACCTCGGCGGGCGGGCCGCCACCCAGGTTCATCAAGGCTACAGCCTGAACCGTGGGGGCCACGCCCTCTATAGCGGAGGCGCGGCGACCCGCGTCCTGCGCGAGCTGGGCATCAGCTTCCACGCCGGCTCACCGCGCGGCGTTCAGGCCCTCTTCCAGGAGCGCTTTTTTGCCTACCCGGGAGACGCCGTCAGCTTCCTGAGCACGACCTTGCTCAACGGAGCCGAGAAAGTGGAGCTACTGAGACTCCTGACCAGACTGGCGATTCTCAAACCACGCCGTCTGGCCGCCGAGAGCGCCCACGCCTGGATCGATGCCCACACCAGGCACACACGTGTACGCCAGCTTCTGCTTGCCACAGCCCGTACGCTGACCTACAGCGGGAATCTAGATCTGATCAGTATGGAGGCTGTGGTCACTCAGCTGCAGCTTTCATTGAAACGACCCGTGCTCTACATCGATGGGGGCTGGCAGACCCTGGTCGCAGAGCTGCGCCGCGCCGCCGAGCAGGCTGGGGCTCATCTCCAGCCCGGGACGCGCGTCGCGACAGTCCTCCAGGATAACGGGCGCGTTCGTGGCCTTGAGCTGGGCGACGGGAGCCTGTACGAGGCGCAGGCCGTGCTCCTGGCGACTGAACCAGCCGACGTCGCGCGCCTGGTAGCTGATCCTCTGTTGAAACAGCGTCTGGCAGCTCTGACGCCGCTGCCTGTGGCCTGTCTCGACGTCGCTCTGCAGCGCCTGCCACATCCCGAGCGGCCAGTTTCCCTGGACCTTGATCAGCCGCGCTTCTACTCGGCCCAATCGCTCTTTGCTCGCGTTGCGCCTGCCGGCGGAGCAGTATTGCACGCTGTCCGCTACCTTGACCCGACAGACCCTGGCGAGGCCCGAGAGCACGAGCGCGAGCTAGAGGCGCTGCTCGACCTTGCACAACCGGGCTGGCGCGATCTGGTGGTCAAGCGCTTCTTCCTGCCCCATCTGCCGGTCATGGGGGCCGTGCCGAGCGCCAGCCGTCACGGCTTTGCAGGGCGCCCAGAGCCACAAGTGGAGCACATCGGAGGTCTCTACCTGGCAGGAGACTGGGTCGGCCATGAGGGCTATCTCACCGACGCTTGCTTTGCCAGCGCCCGTCGGGCGGCGCAGCTGCTGCTCGCCTGGCTAGGTCGGCGAGCAGCAGCCCGTCACGTCAGGGTAGCAGCATAG